The candidate division KSB1 bacterium genome contains a region encoding:
- the lpxD gene encoding UDP-3-O-(3-hydroxymyristoyl)glucosamine N-acyltransferase: MRECAGMELTTAELAVRLQAELEGEGEVLIRGVAPIETAEEGQLSFIANPKYNKYARTTRASALIVSRDFQGESRVPLLRVANPYLAFQQAVRLFYPEATKLEPGIHATAIVHESAELGHDVAIAPYVVIEKGARIGHRTQIYPGCYIGEDVQIGDDCVLYPHVVVRERVRIGNRVIVHAGTVIGADGFGFAREGDRYHKIPQAGTVVIGDDVEIGANCCIDRATLGETRIERGVKMDNLIQVGHNVVIGENTVIAAQAGFAGSTIVGRNVMVGGQAGFAGHMTIGDGAQISAQSGVTKDIPPGCRVFGYPARPAEEAWRQEAALRRLPELLKRVRELERAVEELQSQRKEEAKRSNDSA; this comes from the coding sequence ATGAGGGAGTGTGCCGGGATGGAGTTGACCACCGCCGAGCTTGCCGTCCGCCTGCAGGCAGAACTCGAAGGGGAGGGCGAGGTTCTGATCCGCGGGGTCGCTCCGATTGAGACCGCCGAGGAGGGACAGCTTTCGTTCATCGCGAACCCCAAGTACAATAAATACGCCCGCACCACGCGGGCGAGCGCTCTGATCGTCTCCCGGGACTTCCAGGGGGAAAGCCGGGTGCCCCTCCTGCGGGTGGCGAACCCCTACCTGGCCTTCCAGCAAGCTGTACGCCTCTTCTATCCGGAGGCAACCAAGCTTGAGCCAGGGATCCACGCGACGGCCATTGTGCACGAGTCGGCCGAGCTCGGGCACGATGTAGCCATTGCGCCGTATGTGGTCATCGAGAAAGGAGCTCGCATCGGCCACCGGACGCAGATCTACCCGGGCTGTTACATTGGGGAGGACGTGCAGATCGGGGACGACTGTGTCCTGTACCCTCACGTCGTGGTTCGCGAGCGCGTGCGCATCGGAAACCGGGTGATCGTTCACGCTGGGACCGTCATAGGCGCGGACGGATTCGGTTTTGCCCGTGAGGGCGATCGGTATCACAAGATCCCACAGGCGGGAACGGTCGTAATCGGCGACGATGTGGAAATCGGCGCCAATTGCTGCATCGATCGCGCCACGCTGGGCGAGACGCGCATCGAGCGCGGCGTGAAGATGGACAACCTCATCCAGGTCGGTCACAACGTCGTCATCGGGGAGAACACGGTCATCGCGGCCCAGGCGGGGTTTGCGGGCAGCACCATTGTCGGCCGCAACGTGATGGTGGGGGGTCAGGCAGGTTTCGCTGGTCACATGACCATCGGCGATGGCGCGCAAATCTCCGCCCAGTCCGGGGTCACGAAGGACATCCCGCCCGGCTGCCGGGTCTTCGGGTACCCTGCCCGACCCGCAGAGGAGGCCTGGCGTCAGGAGGCCGCCCTTCGCCGCCTGCCCGAGCTCCTCAAGCGCGTGCGCGAGCTCGAGAGAGCCGTCGAAGAACTGCAATCTCAGAGGAAAGAAGAAGCAAAGCGTTCCAACGATTCGGCTTGA
- a CDS encoding translocation/assembly module TamB — translation MKTRRGVALIAFLAALCFLLAGVDRLAHRANRQLLSILTERFAPLVQRGWSVDSVAIKYGCVHFFGLRYRGRAPYELWVEDVRVGYSLTNLLRQRFRVRNLPNSILCSRPHLILHLHSRHDAPTGPDSSNGTTTASVLRELTFLENVVISDGQISYADSAGGLWRFFDEVDGWIYRQQDWKAGLQLAARPRGARDIRVELLGRFDVPRGRLDSLEVHVRPYEVGAHFPLPLPSFLQMKGGLLAGRFVVREDPRLPRRLDLVGEAHFTRGSVALRGSSFRFDSIAVHARVEHWDLFLDSAAFRLNECPFRAQGIVRDLLNPRFELQLACESADLGLLFPYPSGAGWLQPSGRALLTATLRGHYNNPQVEAEMRMPMGRVAGYALRNLVATVSLVDSVIRIDRLSALLPRGSLRARAMLDLRTAERPLLACAGLVLSARGQDGKGKLLQDTLTVTYEGSSGHGRLRATAAVYRSGLPPLRLSGEGDIQGATASVRVRSEQGTLRGQGHFTFKRGGSIENFRLVLHGAETAAPYLGLVSSPRFLRGKIGADAELSGNRRVLQGTLQISVGKQGARRPLLSTRGELKPAGRRWEGKFDIEYTPVSGRTSAGGLRLQVGGWRRAPLAASLELESWLRASLERDRRDGTLRLRVTCSKAPLQALLGLDPSVYSGFLDAALEYERDSNQDSRCNLRAEGLDLRSHGEGPYNCRLVAHGRDGSLALDSLDVRWGERPILFASGQVDLREQWVDASLRTDTLRLARVLPAFGVRKGIADGLLSFWSRVRGSLAQPEFTGELLVSHGRFFFEPFDLLRVAFSPDASGESSSAPHVNLEQLLLLRTGVYRLEGDGKVPLSADAPVELRLSGPANVLQLAADALGFLRNPRCEGEIRLQVGGTVSSPRLSGAEASFTNGRAEFPSVLPKVTEARGHLRLEPDGFLHLVELSGRMGGEWFRIANARASDLRCRVPLEEFVVSPLGVSAGILTFETGPRGVPLNLYGLQEKSDFGWYQFLGAEPEEPFVVAGPWSRPRIRGTWKLRDVRFQYPFVEGTGNKTSWVLDFLSRAEWDLRLLPEHNVRYVRTIPSAVDNVYVNLLIDQGGEGVKLTGCLAEGTFRLAGRIESRNGIVEYLDMDFRLESAGAEFDRASLYPVVWGRARATVTDTTGMPTTLYLTLLMEDYTEERRFDQRVRDRQTRARWDRVRFQLSSDHPSAGQSEAEILGALGYSDRKLRAKAAEMVGMSAENWLVRPLVRPFERSLQRALGFDLLRLRSRIARNFIEWNLANQTYSPWYLMRSTRWEMGKYLLNDVFLTYTGEIQSGFRYELHQQKLGLRHTIGLEYRLSPDLILELAYDYDSLLLWQKTDKKILLRHSFPF, via the coding sequence ATGAAAACCCGTAGGGGAGTAGCCCTCATTGCCTTCCTCGCAGCGCTATGCTTCCTGCTTGCGGGGGTAGATCGCCTTGCCCATCGTGCCAACCGCCAGCTTCTGTCCATCCTCACGGAGCGATTCGCCCCCCTGGTCCAGAGAGGGTGGTCCGTTGATTCGGTCGCCATCAAGTACGGGTGTGTGCACTTCTTCGGCCTCCGTTACCGAGGCCGGGCCCCTTACGAGCTCTGGGTCGAGGACGTTCGGGTAGGCTACAGCCTCACCAATCTTCTCCGTCAGCGCTTTCGCGTTCGGAACCTGCCCAATTCGATCTTGTGCTCCCGCCCGCATCTGATCCTCCACCTCCATTCTCGACACGATGCCCCAACCGGCCCGGATTCTTCGAACGGGACTACCACAGCCAGCGTCTTGCGCGAGCTGACCTTTCTCGAGAACGTCGTCATCTCGGACGGGCAGATCTCCTACGCGGATTCCGCGGGCGGTCTCTGGCGCTTTTTCGATGAGGTGGACGGGTGGATTTACCGCCAGCAGGACTGGAAGGCGGGTCTGCAACTGGCAGCTCGACCTCGCGGCGCACGGGACATCCGCGTCGAGCTTTTGGGCCGCTTCGATGTCCCCAGGGGCCGACTCGACAGCCTGGAGGTCCACGTCCGCCCATACGAGGTCGGGGCGCACTTTCCGTTGCCCCTTCCGTCCTTCCTGCAAATGAAAGGCGGTCTCCTGGCGGGCAGGTTCGTCGTACGAGAGGATCCCAGGCTGCCCCGGCGACTGGACCTGGTGGGCGAGGCCCACTTCACAAGGGGCAGCGTTGCCCTGAGAGGCTCGAGCTTCCGATTTGACTCGATCGCCGTCCACGCCCGCGTGGAGCACTGGGACCTCTTCCTGGACTCTGCCGCGTTCCGACTCAATGAGTGCCCCTTTCGTGCCCAGGGTATCGTGCGCGACCTGTTGAATCCCCGATTCGAACTCCAGCTCGCTTGCGAGTCGGCAGATCTCGGCCTTCTTTTCCCATACCCATCTGGGGCCGGGTGGCTCCAACCCTCGGGAAGAGCGCTCCTGACGGCTACCCTCCGCGGCCACTACAATAACCCGCAGGTCGAAGCGGAAATGAGGATGCCGATGGGGCGCGTTGCCGGCTACGCACTTCGCAACCTGGTGGCCACCGTGAGCCTGGTCGACAGCGTGATACGCATTGACCGGCTCTCCGCCCTGCTCCCTCGAGGCTCACTTCGGGCACGGGCCATGCTCGACCTCCGGACTGCGGAGCGTCCCCTGCTTGCCTGTGCAGGCCTTGTCCTCTCCGCCCGCGGTCAGGACGGCAAGGGCAAGCTCCTCCAGGACACGCTGACCGTGACCTACGAAGGCTCATCCGGCCATGGGCGGCTTCGGGCCACGGCCGCTGTCTACCGGTCCGGCCTTCCCCCGCTCAGGCTCTCTGGGGAAGGCGACATCCAGGGTGCTACTGCCTCGGTTCGGGTCCGCTCGGAGCAGGGTACATTGCGGGGACAGGGGCACTTTACCTTCAAGCGCGGAGGGTCGATCGAAAACTTCCGGCTCGTTCTTCACGGAGCCGAAACGGCAGCGCCGTACCTGGGTCTGGTCTCTTCGCCGCGGTTCCTGAGGGGAAAAATCGGTGCGGACGCCGAGCTCAGCGGTAATCGCCGTGTGCTGCAGGGCACGCTTCAAATCAGCGTGGGGAAACAGGGCGCCCGGCGACCCCTCTTAAGTACGCGCGGTGAGCTTAAACCCGCCGGCCGCCGCTGGGAGGGCAAGTTCGATATCGAATACACGCCGGTCTCAGGGCGAACCTCCGCGGGCGGATTACGCTTGCAGGTGGGGGGCTGGCGCAGAGCCCCTCTGGCCGCCTCGCTGGAGCTCGAAAGCTGGCTCCGGGCCAGTCTGGAGCGCGACCGGCGGGACGGCACCCTTCGGCTTCGCGTAACCTGCAGCAAAGCTCCCCTGCAGGCGCTTCTCGGGCTTGACCCGAGCGTCTATTCCGGGTTCCTCGACGCGGCGTTGGAGTACGAGCGAGATTCGAACCAGGACAGTCGTTGCAATCTCCGCGCGGAGGGACTCGATCTCCGTAGCCATGGGGAAGGGCCTTACAATTGCAGACTCGTGGCGCACGGCCGCGACGGGAGCCTGGCTCTCGACTCCCTGGATGTGAGATGGGGGGAGCGCCCGATCCTGTTTGCTTCCGGTCAGGTTGATCTCCGGGAACAGTGGGTCGACGCCAGCCTGCGCACAGACACGCTGCGGCTGGCAAGGGTCCTTCCTGCCTTCGGGGTGCGCAAAGGAATCGCGGACGGTCTTCTGTCCTTCTGGTCCCGCGTGCGTGGCTCCTTGGCACAACCCGAGTTCACGGGTGAACTTCTTGTTTCCCACGGGCGCTTCTTCTTTGAACCCTTCGACCTCCTTCGGGTAGCCTTTTCCCCGGACGCATCAGGCGAATCGTCTTCGGCTCCGCACGTGAACCTCGAGCAGCTGCTCCTTCTACGGACGGGCGTCTATCGCCTGGAGGGCGACGGCAAAGTACCTCTGTCCGCGGATGCGCCCGTGGAGCTGCGACTCAGCGGGCCGGCCAACGTCCTCCAGCTGGCGGCGGACGCTCTGGGCTTCCTCCGCAATCCCCGTTGCGAGGGGGAAATACGCCTGCAGGTTGGAGGAACGGTGTCTTCTCCTCGCCTCTCCGGCGCGGAAGCAAGCTTCACCAACGGTAGGGCAGAGTTCCCGAGCGTCCTACCCAAGGTTACGGAGGCCCGAGGCCACCTGCGGCTGGAACCCGATGGCTTTCTGCACCTGGTGGAGCTCAGCGGGAGGATGGGAGGCGAGTGGTTCCGGATCGCGAACGCCCGGGCGAGCGATCTTCGCTGCAGAGTCCCCCTCGAAGAATTTGTCGTGTCTCCTCTTGGGGTCAGTGCGGGCATCCTGACCTTCGAGACGGGGCCGCGAGGGGTGCCCCTGAACCTGTACGGCCTCCAGGAGAAGAGCGACTTTGGCTGGTACCAATTCCTGGGAGCGGAGCCCGAGGAACCTTTCGTCGTCGCCGGGCCCTGGAGCAGGCCGCGGATCCGGGGCACCTGGAAACTGCGCGACGTTCGCTTCCAGTATCCCTTTGTGGAGGGGACGGGGAACAAGACGAGCTGGGTGTTGGATTTCCTCTCGCGTGCGGAATGGGATCTGCGCCTCCTGCCCGAGCACAATGTCCGCTACGTCCGTACCATCCCGAGCGCCGTAGATAATGTGTACGTCAATCTGCTGATTGACCAGGGAGGTGAGGGGGTCAAGCTTACCGGCTGTCTGGCTGAAGGAACCTTCCGCCTGGCGGGCCGTATTGAGTCAAGGAACGGCATCGTCGAGTATCTGGATATGGACTTCCGCTTAGAGAGCGCAGGCGCCGAGTTCGATCGCGCTTCGCTTTACCCCGTGGTCTGGGGGAGGGCCCGCGCCACGGTGACGGACACAACGGGCATGCCGACGACCCTCTACCTCACGCTTCTGATGGAGGATTACACCGAGGAGAGGCGTTTTGACCAGCGGGTGCGTGACCGACAGACCCGTGCGCGATGGGATCGGGTCCGCTTCCAGCTCTCCAGCGACCACCCCAGCGCAGGCCAGAGCGAGGCCGAAATCCTCGGCGCGCTCGGTTACTCCGACCGCAAACTCAGGGCCAAAGCGGCCGAGATGGTGGGGATGAGCGCTGAGAACTGGTTGGTCAGGCCGCTCGTCCGCCCCTTCGAGCGCAGTCTGCAGCGAGCCCTGGGATTCGATCTTCTGAGGCTCCGCTCCCGGATCGCCCGCAACTTCATCGAGTGGAATCTGGCCAACCAGACGTACTCACCCTGGTATCTGATGCGCAGCACGCGTTGGGAAATGGGCAAGTATCTGCTGAACGACGTCTTCCTCACCTACACCGGAGAGATCCAGAGCGGCTTCCGTTACGAACTCCACCAGCAAAAGCTCGGCCTTCGGCACACCATCGGATTGGAGTATCGACTGAGCCCGGATCTGATTCTGGAGCTGGCCTACGATTACGATAGCCTGCTACTGTGGCAGAAGACCGATAAAAAGATTCTGCTGCGCCACTCGTTCCCCTTCTGA
- a CDS encoding isoprenyl transferase, which translates to MEPWEQEVVDRLKARGNLPRHVAVIMDGNGRWAKQRGLERIQGHQEGINSVRAVVEACGALGIEVLTLYTFSTENWKRPRREVMALMRLLIRTVQDELDELDQNNVRLKTIGRLEDLPGYARRAVEKAIERLRDNTGLTVVLALSYSGREEIAEAARRAARDVLEGKIRPDDLSPDLFATYLQTAGLPDPDLLIRTSGEMRLSNFLLWQLAYTELYITDVLWPDFRKREFYAAIEEYQRRERRFGMVSEQLHAAPGAPEPELARSDYWAPSNFQQRSKSPR; encoded by the coding sequence ATGGAGCCCTGGGAACAAGAGGTCGTCGACCGTTTGAAGGCGAGGGGCAATCTCCCCCGTCACGTGGCTGTGATCATGGACGGTAACGGTCGCTGGGCCAAACAGCGAGGCCTGGAGCGCATCCAGGGCCACCAGGAGGGGATCAATTCCGTGCGGGCAGTTGTGGAGGCCTGCGGAGCCCTAGGGATCGAAGTCCTCACCCTTTACACGTTTTCGACAGAAAACTGGAAGCGCCCGCGCCGGGAAGTCATGGCCCTGATGCGCCTCCTCATTCGCACGGTCCAGGATGAGCTGGACGAACTCGACCAGAACAACGTGCGTCTGAAGACGATCGGGCGTCTGGAGGATCTGCCCGGATACGCGCGGAGAGCGGTGGAGAAGGCGATCGAGAGATTGCGGGACAACACCGGGCTTACGGTGGTCCTCGCCCTCAGCTACAGCGGAAGGGAAGAAATTGCCGAAGCGGCCCGCCGGGCCGCTCGCGATGTGCTCGAAGGGAAGATCCGGCCAGACGACCTCAGCCCCGATCTCTTCGCAACTTATCTGCAGACGGCCGGCCTCCCCGACCCCGATCTCCTCATTCGAACCAGTGGCGAAATGAGGCTCAGTAACTTTCTCCTCTGGCAGCTTGCCTATACGGAGCTCTACATTACCGACGTCCTCTGGCCGGACTTCCGCAAGAGGGAGTTCTACGCGGCGATTGAGGAGTATCAGCGGCGCGAGCGGCGCTTCGGAATGGTGAGCGAACAGCTGCACGCCGCACCGGGAGCGCCGGAGCCGGAGCTTGCGCGCAGCGACTACTGGGCGCCGTCCAACTTCCAGCAGCGATCCAAGAGCCCTCGCTGA
- the bamA gene encoding outer membrane protein assembly factor BamA produces MAEVIRLNRYALFLLLAFLVLPFGQVRAQRRTVKILGVSVEGNRTTEAEIIRTSSGLYPGRSITGDDIQKAIRQLWAMDLFSDIEILLDREVSEGAYLTIRVKEYPRLESYTVEGNKKLKKKEVEDALDLYRGQVVSPRRLKRAQVKLEKLYRDKGFLLATVRMDTARATESTVHLRVTIEEGRKVQIKKIDFVGNQTFSDAKLRKQMKGTKEDRWWRGADFDRKKYEEDLEKVLEFYRNEGFRDAEIVSDTLWYSEDRSGLFITVTVHEGRRYRFGKITWEGNRIFPTQLLEAQLGFKQGDVYSAEKLHKAVFEKIGGLYYDSGYIFANITPRETPADSDVVDVHFLINEGEPVHVRKIHIAGNTKTKDKVIRRELRIRPGEVFSRDALIRSQREVFMLNYFSNVVPEVKTVDNENVDLVIKVEEKSTDTANMSAGYSERDKIIGMIGVSMNNLFGNGQRLSFDWNFGRFYRSFQISFTEPWLFDTPTLAGFSIYDLKRDPYYVPYRQRSQGASVRVGRRFRWPDIYFRGDWIYRIDRTELSDFSQSIIELNPNGIVTQEWPLVTSSVTHILSRNSLDRPEFPTRGSEMSLSVEYAGGPLGGNVSFLKYIFSSDWFVPSFLNLVFYSSFQAGYIQTLGRRGLPYLEYFFMGGNGMSQAIPLRGYEDPLATYSAQEGGRAMMKYTFELRVPIAPNPTIFALAFAEAGNTWPTLASVDPYRLRRSVGIGARMFMPMIGVIGFDYGYGFDVDPVTGVRSGWKPQFVFGRAF; encoded by the coding sequence ATGGCTGAGGTGATCCGGCTCAATAGATACGCGCTTTTCCTGCTTCTGGCTTTCCTGGTCCTCCCCTTCGGCCAGGTGCGGGCGCAGCGGCGCACGGTGAAAATCCTCGGGGTGAGCGTCGAGGGGAATCGGACTACGGAGGCGGAGATTATCCGCACCAGTTCGGGCCTTTACCCCGGCCGTTCGATCACCGGCGACGATATCCAGAAGGCCATCCGCCAGCTGTGGGCAATGGATCTATTCTCTGATATCGAGATCCTCCTGGATCGGGAAGTGTCCGAGGGCGCGTATCTAACCATCCGTGTTAAGGAGTATCCGAGGCTCGAGTCCTACACGGTCGAGGGCAACAAGAAGCTCAAGAAGAAAGAGGTCGAAGACGCTCTGGATCTCTACCGCGGGCAGGTCGTTAGTCCTCGCCGCCTGAAGCGGGCCCAGGTGAAGTTGGAGAAACTCTACCGGGATAAGGGGTTCCTTCTGGCGACCGTCCGGATGGATACGGCGCGGGCCACCGAATCCACAGTACACCTGCGGGTGACCATCGAAGAAGGGCGGAAAGTCCAGATCAAGAAGATCGATTTCGTGGGGAACCAGACCTTCTCGGACGCCAAACTTCGCAAACAGATGAAGGGCACCAAGGAGGATCGGTGGTGGCGAGGGGCCGATTTCGACCGCAAGAAGTACGAAGAGGATCTGGAGAAAGTCCTTGAGTTCTATCGTAACGAGGGGTTCCGCGACGCAGAGATCGTGTCGGATACCCTGTGGTACAGCGAGGACCGAAGCGGCCTGTTCATCACCGTGACGGTGCACGAGGGCCGTAGGTACCGGTTCGGGAAGATCACCTGGGAAGGAAACCGGATCTTTCCGACCCAGCTGCTGGAAGCACAGTTGGGTTTCAAGCAGGGCGATGTGTACAGCGCCGAAAAGCTGCACAAGGCGGTCTTCGAGAAGATCGGCGGCCTCTACTACGACTCCGGGTACATCTTCGCGAACATTACCCCGAGGGAGACACCGGCCGACTCCGATGTGGTCGACGTACATTTCCTGATCAACGAGGGCGAGCCCGTCCACGTGCGCAAGATCCATATTGCCGGCAACACAAAAACCAAGGACAAAGTGATTCGCCGCGAGCTCCGGATCCGGCCTGGCGAGGTGTTTAGCCGCGACGCGCTGATCCGGAGTCAACGAGAGGTCTTCATGCTGAACTACTTCTCCAACGTTGTGCCGGAAGTCAAGACGGTAGACAACGAAAACGTGGACCTGGTGATCAAGGTCGAGGAGAAGTCGACGGACACCGCCAACATGTCCGCCGGCTACAGCGAGCGGGATAAGATCATCGGTATGATCGGCGTCTCCATGAATAATCTTTTCGGGAATGGCCAGCGCCTTAGCTTCGACTGGAACTTCGGCCGGTTCTACCGGTCCTTTCAGATCTCCTTCACGGAGCCGTGGCTCTTCGATACGCCCACCCTCGCTGGATTCAGCATCTATGACCTCAAGCGCGACCCTTACTATGTGCCGTACCGGCAGCGGAGCCAGGGGGCCTCTGTTCGGGTGGGGCGCCGCTTCCGGTGGCCCGACATCTATTTCCGGGGGGATTGGATTTATCGCATCGACCGGACGGAGCTGTCTGATTTCAGCCAGAGCATCATCGAGCTCAATCCCAACGGAATCGTGACCCAGGAATGGCCTCTGGTGACCAGCAGCGTGACGCACATTCTGTCGCGCAATAGCCTGGACCGACCTGAGTTCCCCACTCGCGGCTCGGAGATGTCCCTCTCCGTCGAGTACGCAGGCGGTCCCCTGGGGGGCAACGTCAGCTTCTTAAAGTACATTTTCAGCTCGGACTGGTTCGTGCCTTCATTCCTCAACCTCGTATTCTACTCAAGCTTCCAGGCCGGCTACATTCAGACGCTGGGCAGGCGTGGGCTCCCATACCTCGAGTATTTCTTCATGGGCGGAAACGGCATGTCCCAGGCCATCCCGCTGCGGGGCTACGAGGACCCGCTGGCGACCTACTCGGCGCAGGAGGGAGGCCGGGCGATGATGAAGTACACCTTTGAGTTAAGGGTACCCATTGCGCCTAACCCGACGATTTTTGCCCTTGCTTTCGCGGAGGCCGGAAACACGTGGCCGACCCTCGCAAGCGTGGACCCCTACCGCCTGCGGCGCTCCGTGGGCATTGGGGCCCGCATGTTCATGCCCATGATCGGAGTCATCGGCTTCGACTACGGTTATGGCTTTGATGTCGACCCGGTGACGGGGGTAAGGAGCGGGTGGAAGCCCCAGTTCGTGTTCGGCCGGGCCTTCTGA
- a CDS encoding OmpH family outer membrane protein: protein MRTTRVASTVLMFVAAGLMGQGPRAQAQAVKLGYVDSQRILAEFKEAQDAQKKLDDIIAQWQQERQQMQRQLQDMQEQYQKQSLLLSEERKREREQEMQQLYTRLMEYDNQKFGAQGEVYQKQAELFEPVFQKIRDAIAKIGKQGGFAYIFDIASNAVLYKAEDQPDLTDEVLAELNKGVTTSGKSSR, encoded by the coding sequence GTGAGAACAACGCGCGTCGCTTCGACGGTCCTGATGTTCGTGGCGGCCGGGCTGATGGGACAGGGTCCCAGGGCCCAAGCCCAGGCTGTAAAGCTCGGGTACGTGGACTCTCAGCGCATCTTAGCGGAGTTCAAAGAGGCGCAGGATGCCCAGAAGAAGCTGGACGACATCATCGCCCAGTGGCAACAGGAACGCCAGCAAATGCAGAGGCAGCTCCAGGACATGCAGGAGCAGTATCAGAAGCAGAGCCTGCTCTTGAGTGAGGAGCGAAAGCGCGAGCGAGAGCAGGAAATGCAGCAGCTTTACACGCGCCTGATGGAATACGACAACCAGAAGTTCGGGGCCCAGGGCGAGGTGTATCAGAAGCAGGCTGAACTCTTCGAACCGGTGTTCCAGAAAATCCGCGACGCCATCGCAAAGATCGGAAAACAGGGCGGATTCGCCTACATCTTCGACATCGCCTCCAACGCGGTCCTCTACAAGGCCGAGGACCAGCCGGACCTTACCGACGAGGTGCTTGCGGAACTCAATAAGGGCGTCACTACCTCCGGCAAGAGCTCACGATGA
- a CDS encoding bifunctional UDP-3-O-[3-hydroxymyristoyl] N-acetylglucosamine deacetylase/3-hydroxyacyl-ACP dehydratase, whose protein sequence is MFLHQQTIAKEVSLSGIGLHTGNRTTVTFKPAPPNHGIRFRRVDLDSSPEIPAIIDNVVDISRGTTLGKDGVVIHTVEHLLAAIYGMEIDNVLVEIEGNEPPVGDGSALPFVEKLQEAGIVQQNEPKDILVIDRTITYHDEKKRVDIVVTPSDQFRITFMVDYQNPALGTQYTSLYSLADEFVTEFAPARTFCFLHEVEELWEQGLVRGGNLDNAIVIIDREVTPEELERLRKMFGISESVKLGSNGILNGKELRFKNEPVRHKTLDLIGDLALVGVPIRGHILAARSGHAANVELAKILRKEYEKRQLKAKYAVPKTKAGIVFDAEAIQKILPHRFPFLLVDRIVDLVPQERVVGYKNVTINEPFFTGHFPGHPIMPGVLIIEAMAQVGGILLLNAEESPEGKLVYFTGIDNVRFRKPVVPGDQLWFQVEMIKYRRPICKMAGKAFVDGELVCEAELMAAIVERNSN, encoded by the coding sequence ATGTTCTTGCACCAACAGACCATCGCCAAAGAGGTCAGCTTATCCGGGATTGGATTGCACACAGGAAACCGGACCACGGTGACGTTCAAACCCGCCCCGCCCAACCATGGAATCCGGTTCCGCCGCGTCGACCTTGATTCCAGCCCCGAAATTCCGGCCATTATCGATAACGTGGTCGACATCTCCCGGGGGACCACTCTGGGGAAGGACGGCGTCGTCATCCACACCGTAGAGCACCTTCTGGCGGCCATTTACGGAATGGAGATCGATAACGTGCTCGTCGAGATCGAGGGGAACGAACCCCCAGTGGGGGACGGCAGCGCCCTCCCCTTCGTGGAGAAGCTCCAAGAAGCCGGGATCGTGCAGCAGAACGAGCCCAAGGACATCCTGGTGATCGATCGCACCATTACGTACCATGACGAGAAAAAGCGCGTGGACATTGTGGTCACGCCTTCGGATCAGTTCCGGATCACCTTCATGGTCGACTATCAGAACCCGGCCCTCGGCACCCAGTACACTTCGCTGTACTCCCTGGCCGATGAGTTTGTGACCGAGTTTGCGCCGGCACGCACCTTCTGCTTCCTGCACGAGGTGGAGGAGCTCTGGGAGCAGGGGCTTGTGCGCGGGGGCAATCTGGACAATGCGATCGTGATCATCGATCGCGAGGTGACCCCCGAAGAGCTCGAGCGACTGCGCAAGATGTTTGGCATCAGCGAGTCGGTCAAGCTCGGAAGCAACGGGATCCTGAACGGCAAGGAGCTGCGCTTCAAGAATGAGCCCGTGCGTCACAAGACCTTAGACCTCATTGGCGATCTCGCCCTGGTAGGCGTGCCCATTCGAGGCCATATCCTCGCTGCCCGCTCCGGACATGCAGCCAATGTGGAGCTGGCGAAGATCCTGCGCAAGGAATATGAAAAGCGGCAGCTCAAAGCCAAATATGCCGTCCCCAAGACCAAGGCGGGGATCGTCTTCGACGCCGAGGCCATCCAGAAGATCCTGCCCCATCGCTTCCCCTTCCTGCTGGTGGATCGCATTGTGGATCTCGTCCCGCAAGAACGGGTGGTGGGGTATAAGAACGTGACCATCAACGAGCCCTTCTTCACCGGACACTTCCCGGGCCATCCCATTATGCCGGGCGTTCTGATCATTGAGGCGATGGCCCAGGTGGGGGGCATCCTCCTTCTCAACGCGGAGGAGAGCCCCGAGGGAAAGCTTGTGTACTTCACCGGGATCGACAACGTCCGCTTCCGCAAGCCGGTTGTGCCGGGCGACCAGCTTTGGTTCCAGGTGGAGATGATCAAGTACCGACGTCCCATCTGCAAGATGGCGGGCAAGGCGTTCGTGGATGGCGAGCTGGTGTGCGAAGCGGAGCTAATGGCAGCCATCGTCGAGCGGAATTCTAACTGA